A single region of the Nicotiana sylvestris chromosome 6, ASM39365v2, whole genome shotgun sequence genome encodes:
- the LOC138871597 gene encoding uncharacterized protein codes for MYAFFALYASIKGCEFCKHNIVVDGSFLKATYRGILLTACSQDVGGKILPLAYAIIDSENEASWRWFFESFKEAFGDRDGMCIVCDRNESIAKATLIVYPQVSHCVCIWHLWNNIKDRYKRSQEELREIFFATARAYTIQEFNHHVTEMEQKDGRVKDYLFDIGCHRRCRAHVKVNRTMTMTSNIAESLNSATKQARELPVLVEEIRILIKRWNYTNRNIVQALFTKLTIKYNAILDENLDASQHMMVRPSTESLHSVIGNGRLFIVCLGERTCSCRRFQLDQILCLHAWSVLRSKNLEGEDYCYMYYINEYMLQPYDISIIPLPDKSTWTIPAEVL; via the exons ATGTATGCTTTTTTTGCATTATATGCATCAATTAAGGGATGCGAATTTTGCAAACATAATATTGTGGTTGATGGAAGCTTCCTTAAAGCAACATACAGAGGAATTTTACTCACAGCTTGCTCGCAAGATGTTGGAG GCAAGATTTTACCACTTGCATATGCAATTATTGATTCGGAGAATGAGGCCTCATGGAGGTGGTTCTTCGAAAGTTTTAAAGAAGCGTTCGGTGACAGAGATGGCATGTGCATTGTATGTGACAGGAATGAGAGCATAGCGAAGGCAACTTTAATAGTGTATCCACAAGTTTCTCATTGTGTTTGTATATGGCATCTATGGAATAACATAAAAGACAGATATAAGAGGAGCCAAGAAGAGTTAAGAGAGATATTTTTTGCTACAGCAAGAGCATATACCATTCAAGAGTTTAATCACCATGTGACAGAGATGGAACAAAAAGATGGAAGAGTGAAGGATTACTTATTTGATATTGGGTGTCACAGGCGATGTAGAGCACATGTAAAAGTCAACAGAACAATGACAATGACTTCCAATATCGCAGAGTCATTAAATTCAGCAACTAAGCAAGCGAGGGAACTTCCTGTATTAGTGGAAGAAATTCGAATTTTGATCAAGAGGTGGAACTACACAAATCGAAACATTGTACAAGCATTATTTACAAAGCTTACCATAAAATACAATGCTATATTGGATGAAAATCTTGATGCATCACAACATATGATG GTGAGGCCATCAACTGAAAGCTTACATTCAGTTATTGGCAATGGGAGGTTGTTCATTGTTTGCCTTGGGGAAAGGACATGTAGTTGTAGAAGATTTCAGTTAGATCAAATACTATGTCTACATGCATGGTCAGTGTTGAGGTCAAAAAACTTGGAGGGTGAAGATTACTGCTATATGTACTACATCAATGAATACATGTTGCAACCATACGACATTTCAATTATTCCTCTTCCAGATAAAAGTACATGGACAATACCTGCAGAGGTATTATAA